One Halalkalicoccus sp. NIPERK01 DNA segment encodes these proteins:
- a CDS encoding 5,10-methylenetetrahydromethanopterin reductase, translating into MSERRAEGTMGIEITPEHPVARVGEFGALAEEAGFETVFASCHYNNRDPFAALGEIARRTETIELGPGVANPYETHPATLASRVATLDEASDGRAVFGIGAGDASTLSNLGYERDRPLRRVLESFRLARRMWAGERATHEGTFTAIDAGLNYPAGEIPVYVGAQGPHMIRMSAKHADGVLLNAAHPADFEWAADRVDEGLAERSDSRGTFDFAAFASLSVAEDGAEAREAARPPVAFIAAGAAPPVLDRHGLDGELASEIGQHIERGEFSEAFSLVSADMIDALCIAGTPETVERRVREITAYADGFVAGSPLGPDIEEAIALAAGAIDRGRRER; encoded by the coding sequence ATGAGCGAGCGGCGAGCGGAGGGAACGATGGGGATCGAGATCACGCCCGAACACCCCGTCGCGCGCGTCGGCGAGTTCGGCGCGCTCGCCGAGGAGGCCGGCTTCGAGACCGTCTTCGCGAGCTGTCACTACAACAACCGCGACCCCTTCGCGGCCCTCGGCGAGATCGCCCGCCGGACCGAGACGATCGAACTGGGGCCGGGCGTCGCGAACCCCTACGAGACCCACCCCGCGACGCTCGCCTCGCGGGTGGCGACGCTCGACGAGGCCAGCGACGGCCGGGCGGTCTTCGGGATCGGCGCGGGCGACGCCTCGACGCTCTCGAACCTGGGCTACGAGCGCGACCGGCCGCTCCGGCGCGTGCTCGAGTCGTTCAGGCTCGCCCGGCGGATGTGGGCCGGCGAGCGTGCGACGCACGAGGGGACGTTCACGGCGATCGACGCGGGCCTGAACTACCCGGCGGGCGAGATCCCCGTCTACGTCGGCGCACAGGGCCCCCACATGATCCGCATGAGCGCGAAACACGCCGACGGCGTGTTGCTCAACGCCGCCCACCCCGCCGATTTCGAGTGGGCGGCCGACCGGGTCGATGAGGGGTTGGCCGAACGGTCCGACTCGCGGGGAACGTTCGACTTCGCGGCGTTCGCGAGCCTCAGCGTCGCCGAGGACGGCGCCGAGGCGCGCGAGGCCGCCCGGCCGCCCGTCGCCTTCATCGCCGCCGGGGCGGCTCCGCCGGTTCTGGACCGTCACGGACTCGACGGCGAACTGGCGAGCGAGATCGGCCAGCACATCGAGAGGGGGGAGTTCTCGGAGGCGTTCTCGCTCGTTTCCGCGGACATGATCGACGCCCTCTGTATCGCGGGCACGCCGGAGACGGTCGAGCGGCGGGTGCGAGAGATCACCGCCTACGCCGACGGGTTCGTCGCCGGCTCGCCGCTGGGCCCGGATATCGAGGAGGCTATCGCTCTCGCGGCGGGGGCGATCGACCGAGGTCGTCGGGAACGATAG